In the genome of Arvicola amphibius chromosome 2, mArvAmp1.2, whole genome shotgun sequence, the window CTTTATTGAGGGAATGGGTCTTTGGGGGGTAGGGTGGGCCTGGGCCCTCACTGCACAGCTTGTTCATTGGCACTGCCTCTGGAATCCtgtggcttcatcacatctggaaGCTCTGGAGGGCTGGAGAAGGGCTCAATGCACAGTGCTTCAAAGGCATCATCTGCCCGAAAGGCCAGGCCCACTGTGGCCGGGGCCTGTGGCCGTGCTGTCTGGCTGGTGAAGCCACACTCGCCCAGAGT includes:
- the LOC119808393 gene encoding elongin-B-like, which translates into the protein MTTIFTDAKESSTVFELKRIVEGILKRPPDEQRLYKDDQLLDDGKTLGECGFTSQTARPQAPATVGLAFRADDAFEALCIEPFSSPPELPDVMKPQDSRGSANEQAVQ